The sequence CAGCGTCCGCGCCATGGGCAGCAGCACCACCTGGAACGGGATGAAGCAGCCAAACAGCATCAGCGAAAAGATCAGATGCGCCCCGCGAAACCGCCACTGCGCGATGACGTAGCCGTTGATCGCCCCGATGATCAGCGAGATGCCCACGGCCGGGATGACCATGGCGACCGAGTTCCAGAAATACGGCCTGAGCCCCTCGCACGAGATGCCGGTGCAGGCCGAGGCCCAGGCCGTGCGCCAGGCGTCGAACGTCACCTCTTGCGGCAGGGCAACCAGGGATCCGCCGCGAATTTCATCAAGGCTTTTCAACGAGGTGGTGACCATCACGAAAAGCGGCATGAGATAGTAGAGCGCGAACAGCCCCAGTGCCGCGAACAAAAGCCAGCGCAGCGCGATGCGGCCAAATCGGGGGCGGCGGTGCCGCGTGCGGGGGGCGGCGGCGGCCGGGGTGGGCGCTGCGATATCAGTCATGCTTGCCCCGCAGTTCCGAATAGAGATACGGGACCACGATCGCGAACACGACGCTCATCATGATCATGGCCGAGCTTGCAGCCTGACCGATATCGCCCCGCGAAAAGGCCATGGCATACATGTAGGTGGCCGGCAGGTCCGTCGCGTAGCCCGGCCCGCCCCCCGTCAGCGCGATCACCAGATCGAAGCTCTTGATCGCGAGGTGGGACAGGACGATGAAGGCCGACAGGAAAATGGGGGCCATCGACGGTATGATGATGGCGGTGTAGATGCGTGGCGTGGGAATGCCATCGACCTGGGCGGCGCGGATGATCTCGGTATCGACCGAGCGCAACCCGGCCAGAAACAGCGCCATGACAAAGCCCGACGATTGCCAGACACCGGCGATGACCACGGTGTAGATGGCAAGATCGGGATCGACGAGCCAGTCGAACTCGAAGGTTTCGAACCCCCATGATCGCATCACCGCCTCGATGCCGAGGCCCGGGTTCAGCACCCATTTCCACGCCGTGCCGGTCACGATGAAGGACAGCGCCATGGGATAGAGGTAGATGGTGCGCAGAACGCCCTCGGCCCGGATATGCTGATCG comes from Roseibacterium elongatum DSM 19469 and encodes:
- a CDS encoding carbohydrate ABC transporter permease, which gives rise to MTDIAAPTPAAAAPRTRHRRPRFGRIALRWLLFAALGLFALYYLMPLFVMVTTSLKSLDEIRGGSLVALPQEVTFDAWRTAWASACTGISCEGLRPYFWNSVAMVIPAVGISLIIGAINGYVIAQWRFRGAHLIFSLMLFGCFIPFQVVLLPMARTLGILNLAGSIEGLVFVHVIYGIGFTTLFFRNYYVTIPQELVKAAKVDGAGFFRIFWSIFLPLSLPTVVVTVIWQFTQIWNDFLFGVSFSQAGTQPITVALNNIVNSTTGVKEYNVDMAAAIIAALPTLLVYVVAGKYFIRGLTAGSVKG
- a CDS encoding carbohydrate ABC transporter permease is translated as MMRWLERHVPKLVLAPSFIAVLIFVYGFIAWTAWVSLTRSRLLPRYEIEGLIQYERLFDSPRWDTAITNLYIFGALFILVSMAIGLLLAILLDQHIRAEGVLRTIYLYPMALSFIVTGTAWKWVLNPGLGIEAVMRSWGFETFEFDWLVDPDLAIYTVVIAGVWQSSGFVMALFLAGLRSVDTEIIRAAQVDGIPTPRIYTAIIIPSMAPIFLSAFIVLSHLAIKSFDLVIALTGGGPGYATDLPATYMYAMAFSRGDIGQAASSAMIMMSVVFAIVVPYLYSELRGKHD